A genomic stretch from Syntrophomonadaceae bacterium includes:
- a CDS encoding AAA family ATPase: MHRKLQAEELKFFCDPLSFEFETTETVAPLEGIVGQERAVRSMEFGLSIKHRGYNIFMTGLTGTGKISYAQSLISRIAAKEEVPDDWCYVNNFESPGHPVALRLPPGQGYSFKKDMEELVESLKLEIPKAFAADDYERQKSALFKELQEARGELLEELTRTAGEQGFVLRRTSTGFVSIPLIDGKEISPEEYEKLPSEVREEMENKSAEIQFKALQVMRRIQSAERAIKIKVKELEKRIGLFAVGFQIEELKERYGEPVAGYLNAVQKDILENLDEFRGGEEEEAVPFPWMRRKGEPGVKYRVNLAVDNKDTQGAPVLVETNPTYYNLVGRVEYENRLGMVTTDYGMIKAGSLLKANGGYLILQAREVLTNPGAWEGLKRVLKTREACLENLGEQFSLLAMSTLRPQAIPVNVKVVLIGNPYLYQILYYMDEDFRKLFKIKADFDTEMNLDRQNMTSMASFISTHCQQENLRHFDRTAVARIVEYSSRLADHQRKLSTRFNELVEIIYEADAWAELDGAGVVSGPHVKRAIAEKISRSDKYEQKLQELLAEGKILLDLEGEKIGQVNGLSVQNSGDYAFARPSRITAVTYLGRRGIVNIEREIRLSGQIHDKGVLTLGGYLAHKFAKERPLSLSASITFEQLYGGVEGDSASSTELYALLSSLADLPVRQDLAVTGSVNQWGEIQPVGGVTLKIEGFFKSCRLKGLTGRQGVIIPVQNISNLNLADEVVEAVSAGQFHVYPVASVEEGMEILTGVPAGRAEDGNYPPDSVFGRVARKLEFYHLRLTKGDNNEGEKDSPETK; the protein is encoded by the coding sequence ATGCACAGAAAGCTGCAAGCGGAAGAACTGAAGTTTTTTTGCGACCCCTTAAGCTTTGAATTCGAAACCACGGAAACAGTGGCTCCTCTGGAAGGCATAGTTGGACAGGAGAGGGCCGTTCGGTCCATGGAGTTCGGGCTGTCCATCAAGCACCGCGGCTATAATATTTTCATGACCGGGCTGACCGGCACCGGAAAAATCTCTTATGCCCAGTCTTTAATCAGCAGGATTGCCGCAAAAGAGGAGGTTCCTGACGATTGGTGTTATGTCAATAACTTTGAAAGTCCGGGCCATCCCGTGGCCTTGCGTTTGCCGCCCGGTCAGGGATACAGCTTTAAAAAAGATATGGAAGAACTGGTGGAGTCGCTGAAGCTGGAAATACCGAAAGCCTTTGCTGCCGATGATTACGAGCGGCAAAAGTCCGCTTTGTTTAAAGAGCTCCAGGAGGCAAGAGGGGAGCTCTTGGAGGAGTTGACCCGCACTGCAGGCGAACAGGGCTTTGTTTTGCGCCGGACCAGCACAGGCTTTGTCAGTATACCGCTGATTGACGGCAAGGAAATTTCCCCCGAGGAATATGAGAAATTGCCGTCAGAAGTACGTGAGGAGATGGAAAACAAATCGGCGGAAATCCAGTTCAAAGCGCTGCAGGTGATGCGCCGGATCCAGAGCGCCGAACGCGCTATAAAGATAAAAGTTAAGGAACTGGAAAAAAGGATCGGCCTGTTTGCTGTCGGTTTCCAGATTGAGGAGCTGAAAGAGCGCTATGGGGAACCGGTTGCCGGTTATCTGAACGCGGTGCAAAAAGATATTCTGGAAAACCTGGATGAATTCCGCGGCGGTGAAGAGGAAGAAGCAGTCCCCTTCCCATGGATGCGCCGGAAAGGGGAGCCGGGGGTTAAATACCGGGTTAATCTGGCTGTGGACAATAAGGATACGCAGGGTGCGCCTGTGCTTGTGGAGACAAATCCGACCTATTACAACCTGGTCGGACGGGTGGAGTATGAGAACAGGCTGGGGATGGTCACCACCGATTACGGCATGATTAAAGCGGGATCACTCTTGAAAGCCAACGGCGGCTACCTGATCCTGCAGGCACGGGAGGTGCTGACCAACCCTGGTGCTTGGGAGGGCCTCAAGCGAGTTCTGAAAACCCGGGAAGCGTGCCTGGAAAACCTGGGAGAGCAGTTCAGCCTCTTGGCCATGTCTACATTGCGGCCGCAAGCCATCCCGGTTAATGTAAAGGTTGTCCTGATCGGCAACCCGTACCTGTACCAAATTCTGTACTACATGGACGAGGATTTTCGCAAGCTGTTCAAGATCAAGGCTGATTTTGATACAGAAATGAACCTGGACCGCCAGAATATGACCAGTATGGCCAGCTTTATTTCCACCCATTGCCAGCAGGAGAACTTGCGCCATTTCGACCGGACCGCTGTGGCGCGGATTGTGGAGTACAGCTCGCGGCTGGCGGACCACCAGCGGAAACTGAGCACCCGCTTTAACGAACTGGTGGAAATTATTTATGAGGCGGATGCCTGGGCAGAGCTGGATGGTGCAGGCGTGGTCAGCGGCCCGCATGTTAAGCGGGCCATTGCTGAAAAAATCAGCCGCTCGGATAAATACGAGCAAAAACTGCAGGAACTGCTGGCGGAAGGCAAAATATTACTGGACCTGGAAGGGGAAAAAATCGGTCAAGTCAATGGGCTGTCGGTACAAAACAGCGGAGATTACGCTTTTGCCCGCCCCTCCCGGATTACCGCAGTGACATACCTTGGCCGCCGAGGGATTGTCAATATCGAGCGCGAAATAAGGTTAAGCGGTCAGATTCATGATAAGGGAGTGTTGACACTGGGAGGTTACCTGGCACACAAATTTGCCAAGGAAAGGCCGCTCTCGTTGTCTGCCAGCATAACTTTTGAACAGCTTTACGGCGGAGTGGAGGGCGACAGCGCTTCCAGCACCGAGCTGTACGCCCTGTTGTCCAGCCTGGCGGATTTGCCGGTCAGGCAGGACCTGGCTGTTACCGGCTCTGTCAACCAGTGGGGTGAAATCCAGCCTGTCGGAGGTGTAACCCTTAAAATCGAAGGCTTTTTCAAATCTTGCCGCCTGAAAGGGCTTACTGGCAGGCAGGGAGTGATTATCCCTGTTCAAAATATCAGCAATTTAAACCTTGCCGATGAGGTCGTGGAAGCAGTTAGTGCCGGGCAGTTTCATGTCTACCCTGTGGCCAGCGTGGAAGAAGGGATGGAGATCTTAACCGGTGTCCCGGCCGGCCGGGCGGAAGACGGTAATTACCCGCCGGACAGTGTTTTCGGGCGGGTAGCCCGAAAATTGGAATTTTATCACCTGAGACTGACAAAAGGTGATAACAATGAGGGGGAGAAAGACTCTCCCGAAACAAAATAG